The genomic segment CCGCACGATGGCCCCATCGTCGTGTTCGACGGCGTCTGCGCGCTGTGCAGCGGGTGGGTGCACTTCCTGCTGCGCCATGATCACCGTGCCGGTTTCCGCTTTGCCGCGATGCAGGACCGCGTGGGCCGCGACCTGCTGGTCGCGCACGGAATCGATCCGGACGATCCGGTCTCGTTCCTGCTGGTCGACGGCGATGCCGGCTGGCACGACAGCGATGGCGTGATCGAAGTGCTGCGGCGGCTTGGTGGCGTGTGGCGCGTTGCGGGTGCTCTGCGCGTCGTGCCGCGCGCGTTGCGCGATCCGGCCTATCGCCTGCTTGCGCGCAACCGGTATCGCATGTTCGGCCGTCGGGAGACGTGTATGGTGCCGCCTGCTGAAGTGCGGGCACGGTTTCTGTAGGCCAAGGCTGCTGGAACCTGTCAGACCAGGCTGGCGGGACTGCCGCATCATCGTCTGCTCGCGGCGGAAGTCGGGTAGTGCATGCGTGATCAGTACGGCAACCACGCACTTGCATAGGGCCCTCCGCAGGCCGCGGCACGCGCGTGGTTAATCGTGTCGTCGGGCAGCCCGCCACCCGAGCCGCCACCCAGCGTGACGCGATCGCCGTCGAAGGCCGTGCGCCCTTCGGAATCCATGACACCCCGGCGTCCATCGCGCACGACCGCCACATAGTCATGCGGCCAGATCAGAGTGGTCCCGCCGTCGCGTTGCTGCGGGGTCACGATCCGGAAACAACCGTCGCGCCAGACGAGTCGCCCGGTCTTCGAACCCGTCAGGTAGATCACGTCCATGCCGGCTGATGGCGGCGCAGACCGGATCAGGCCTTCCGGATCCGTTGCTCCATCGGGTCCATGCGCGCAGGCGCCGACCAGAACCAGGAGCGAGAGCAGCACTGCATGTCTCGCCGTCGTCTGCCATCCCCGTCGCATTGAACATCCTCCATGTCGGCGCATTGCGAGTTGCCTCAGGCGTCGTCTGTAATCCCACCATCCAGCTCCGGGTAATGCCGGAAGATCCCGTTGGTGTTGAACGCCAGCCGGCGCTCCGATGCGAGATACGCGGCGATGTTGGGCCGCGCCGCAATCCGCGCTTCCAGCGCACGCAGCTGTGGAATCTTCGGTGCAAGCGCCTGCATCGCGTTCGGATACGCGTAGTCGAGCCCGCGCACGATCTGGAACAGCGACAGGTCGACATACGAATGCGCACCCAGCGCATGCCCGTTGCCGCGATCGACCACCTGTTCGAAGTAGCCAAGAAACTTCGGCAACCGATGCTGGCGCAGATCAGCCGCGCGTCGCTTTGCGGGGTCCTTCTGGTCTTCGTAGTACTCCGCGCTGGCGATCGGGTGGTGGCTGTCGTGGATCTCGGTCACGAAGTCGGCGATCGTGAGCTGCAGTTGCAGCGCCTGCAGCCGCGCGGCTTCGCCTTCGGGCACGAGGTCCAGCCGGGGGCCGAGGAAGTGCAGGATATTGGCGACCTGGGCGACGACGAGATCGCCCGATGTCAGGAAGGGCGGCGCGAACGGGTGGGCGCCCTTGCGGTCGCCTTCGAGGAAGGGCTGCATCGCGTCGTCGCCGTCCACCCGGGCCACGTCGGTGTAGTCGGCGCCGGCGTCCTCCAGCGCGAGCCGCACGAACTCGCCGCGGCCCTGGATGCCGGTCCAGTAATAGAGCTGGTAGGTCATGCGCGGCTCCACGAGAGGAAAGGCAGCCACCGTAGGGCCGCCCGCGCAAGCAGCGGGTGAGGGCGGCGGCAGGATTCCGTCAAGGCCGGGACGCCGGCCCGGCCCCGACCCGCTTGCAACACGCCGCTTCGACCGCATCTGTTGGACATTGCCGGCGCTGCCGGCCCCGATCTCCCGAGGATTTCCCGATGCGGATGGACAAGCTCACCTCGCGGTTCCAGCAGGCGCTGAGCGACGCACAGTCGCTGGCCGTGGGCCGCGATCACAATTTCATCGAACCGGTGCATCTGTTGCTGGC from the Luteimonas fraxinea genome contains:
- a CDS encoding glutathione S-transferase, translated to MTYQLYYWTGIQGRGEFVRLALEDAGADYTDVARVDGDDAMQPFLEGDRKGAHPFAPPFLTSGDLVVAQVANILHFLGPRLDLVPEGEAARLQALQLQLTIADFVTEIHDSHHPIASAEYYEDQKDPAKRRAADLRQHRLPKFLGYFEQVVDRGNGHALGAHSYVDLSLFQIVRGLDYAYPNAMQALAPKIPQLRALEARIAARPNIAAYLASERRLAFNTNGIFRHYPELDGGITDDA
- a CDS encoding thiol-disulfide oxidoreductase DCC family protein; the encoded protein is MNPASPHASSTAPHDGPIVVFDGVCALCSGWVHFLLRHDHRAGFRFAAMQDRVGRDLLVAHGIDPDDPVSFLLVDGDAGWHDSDGVIEVLRRLGGVWRVAGALRVVPRALRDPAYRLLARNRYRMFGRRETCMVPPAEVRARFL